The nucleotide sequence CAGAATGCCCGGGTGAGCGATCGAACGGTGGCCGTACTGGCCGGAGGACTGTCCCACGAGCGCGAGGTGTCGCTGCGGTCCGGCCGCCGGCTCGCCGGCGCGCTACGCGCGAACGGCGTCGACGTACGGGAGTGGGACGTCGACGGCGCCCTGCTGGGCCGCCTGAGCAAGGAGCGTCCGGATGTCGTCGCCGTCGCGCTGCACGGCGGCGAAGGGGAGAACGGAGCCGTCCAGCAGATCCTGGAGCTCCTGCACATCCCGTTCGTGGGCACGCCGTCCGGAGCCTGCCGGCGGGCCTGGGACAAGCCCAGCGTCAAGGCGGAGCTGGTCCGTGCCGGGCTGACGACACCGGACTGGGTCGCGTTGCCACATTCGACGTTCCGGGAGCTCGGCGCACAGGGGGTGCTCGGCGCGATCGTCGAGCGGCTGGGGCTGCCGCTGGTGCTCAAGCCCGACCAGGGCGGGTCCGCGCTCGGCGTCCAGGTCGTGCGCGATGCCGCCGAGCTTCCGGCCGCCATGGTCAGCTCGTTCGCGTACGCCGACACCGTGCTCGCCGAGCGCTTCGTGCGCGGCACCGAGGTCGCGGTCTCGGTGGTGCACGACGGCGCCGAGCCACGTGCGCTGCCCGCGGTGGAGGTCGAGGTGCCGTCCGGCTTCTACGACTACACCTGCCGCTACACCCCGGGGGCGGCCAGCTTCCACTGTCCGGCCCGATTGCCCGAGGATGTGCTGGCAACGCTCGCGGAGACCGCGCTGGCCGCGCACCGCCTGCTCGGCATGCGGGACGTCTCGCGGACCGACGCGATCGTCGACGACGAAGGCCGCGTGCACGTGCTGGAGATGAACGTGTCGCCGGGCCTCACCGACACGTCGCTGCTGCCGACCGCCGTCACCGCGGATGGCTCGGATCTGGCGACGGTGTACCAGGCGCTCGTCGAGCGGGCCGCTTCGCGCCCGGGCTGAGATGTTCCACGTGAAACCTGGTACGAGGTAGGGGAGTGCGGTCGGGCGCCGGGTTTCACGTGAAACCACGGGACGCCCGTGTGGCTGAGACGGCCGCACCGAGAGTCGGGCGTCCTGGATCGCCCGGGGCCCGCGTCGGTGGACCCTGCGCGGGCCCGATCCCGGATCGCCGGCCGAACTCACCCGGCTCCCTGGCTCCTCGCTCGTGCCATCCGAGCCCCGGTCCCCGGTCCACGCCATCCTGTTCGGTGCCGCGCCAGCGCCCTCCCCTTCCAAGACCACCCCGCTCTGCGCCGCTCGGTCCTGGATCGCGCAGTCCGCGCCGCTCACTCCTGGATCACCCAGCTCGCGCCGCTCAGTCCCGCGGTCGCCCTGTCCGGCACCACCCGGTCCCGCGCAGCCCGGACCTGCGCCGCCCGATCGCCGGCCACCCGGTGCGACTCACTCAGTCCGGGCCACCCATCCCAGCGCCGCCCGAACCCGGACCGCCGGCCCCATGCCGTTCAGTCCCCGCCCAGCCGCGGGTCGCCCGGTCCGCGTCACCTGATCCCGGGCCACTCGGTCCTGTGTCG is from Pseudonocardia autotrophica and encodes:
- a CDS encoding D-alanine--D-alanine ligase family protein; translated protein: MSDRTVAVLAGGLSHEREVSLRSGRRLAGALRANGVDVREWDVDGALLGRLSKERPDVVAVALHGGEGENGAVQQILELLHIPFVGTPSGACRRAWDKPSVKAELVRAGLTTPDWVALPHSTFRELGAQGVLGAIVERLGLPLVLKPDQGGSALGVQVVRDAAELPAAMVSSFAYADTVLAERFVRGTEVAVSVVHDGAEPRALPAVEVEVPSGFYDYTCRYTPGAASFHCPARLPEDVLATLAETALAAHRLLGMRDVSRTDAIVDDEGRVHVLEMNVSPGLTDTSLLPTAVTADGSDLATVYQALVERAASRPG